From the Musa acuminata AAA Group cultivar baxijiao chromosome BXJ1-2, Cavendish_Baxijiao_AAA, whole genome shotgun sequence genome, one window contains:
- the LOC135597417 gene encoding histone H3.3, translated as MARTKQTARKSTGGKAPRKQLATKAARKSAPTTGGVKKPHRYRPGTVALREIRKYQKSTELLIRKLPFQRLVREIAQDFKTDLRFQSHAVLALQEAAEAYLVGLFEDTNLCAIHAKRVTIMPKDIQLARRIRGERA; from the exons ATGGCCCGTACGAAGCAGACCGCTCGCAAGTCCACCGGCGGCAAAGCGCCCCGGAAGCAGCTCGCCACCAAG GCCGCGAGGAAGTCGGCGCCGACGACCGGCGGTGTGAAGAAGCCCCACAGGTACCGACCGGGGACGGTGGCTCTACGTGAGATCCGCAAGTATCAGAAGAGCACGGAACTGCTGATCCGGAAGCTGCCTTTCCAGCGGCTGGTGCGCGAGATCGCGCAGGATTTCAAGACCGACCTTCGGTTCCAGAGCCACGCTGTGTTGGCGCTGCAGGAGGCGGCGGAGGCGTATCTGGTAGGGCTCTTCGAGGACACCAACCTCTGCGCCATCCACGCCAAGCGGGTCACCATCATGCCCAAGGACATCCAACTCGCCCGCCGTATCCGTGGTGAACGTGCTTAA